The Bombus vancouverensis nearcticus chromosome 11, iyBomVanc1_principal, whole genome shotgun sequence DNA window GTTACATATTGAACGCACTTGCGGCTCTGGAATCAAACAGAGcggtaacaagcaaaataaaaatattattaataggtCTTAAAGTTTCCCAACAACCGCGTCGACGACGCAACCGATCGACGAAGAAAACTTGTTTTTCTCCCCTGTTCcaagattataaaattatattgcaaACGGTGCGCTTACCGAAACCCATATCGAACATTCTATCAGCTTCATCCAATACTAGAAATGTTACTCTGGTTAAATTCGTTGCTTTCATTTTAACTAAATCTATCATTCTACCCGGCGTTGCGACTACTATTTCCGCACCCCCTTCCAATGCTTTACTTTGCTCCCATTTGCTGCCACCGCCGTAACAACAGCACACTTGAATATTATACACTTTCCCGAACTTCCTTGCTTCTTGGTAAATCTACGAATACAACGAACCGAATAAACTTGCACCTAAAACTATCCCTATATACATATTAGCTTGATTGGAGAGCGCTGTCGTTTTTGTCCTTTGGAAAGGAACGAATGAAATATCTGAATTGAcattacaattaaaatattctttcggTGCTCCTATAGCATTGAATTGATGAAAAATTATACGATCACGAAACCTTCTACTTGTAACTTGTCAATTTTACTAATGTTATTAGTCGATGAGCTATTGTATAAGTGGGCCAAGATAATTTTTCCAACAACATTAACCATTTTTTAATGGTCTATGTTTTGATAGTTATAATATACATACGCTTTAACTATCTGAAAACCTCCAAATAAAATACTAACTACGAGCAAAATCTGACGACAGAACTTCCGATCAATTTAGTATATTAGCTTAGGCTACTTTAACGTAACAAGTACCTGTTGTGACAATTCTCTCGTAGGAGCAAGAATTAAACCGATGGGTCCGTCACCTGCCTTCAATTCTCTTTGATCCATTATGTGAACTAACATTGGCCAAATAAAAGCTGCTGTTTTACCGCTACCGGTTTTCGCTATACCTATTATATCCCTGCCGCTCAATGCGGCCGGAACTGCTTGAGCTTGGATAGGGGTAGGTTGAGTGTATTCGTTTTTTCTAATAGCCTTTATTAACGCATCATCGAAACCAAAATGACCGAAACTGGTAACCGGATTCGGCGGAGACGGACCAGATACCTTTATTCCCAAAGTTTTCTTCAGATCGTCGATTTGTTGTTTACTTAAATTAGCGATCTCATCGTGaacgttataaaaatttttctcGAAAGATTCGTATTTTATCTCGCTATGATCAACAGGAGGTAAGGGAtcgatatctttcttttttggAGGCGCGATCGGATTCCCGTCTTCATCGTAATCGATCTCTTGGTCAGATTCCTCTTGTTGCAAACCCGCAGTTGGATTTTCTTCCATATACCTTGTCAATGGAATAACCCAATATTTCTTCatctctttttatcttttttttaacaaatacaGCAATGGCTAATTAACTGCAGTTACCAATATCTGACTATAGGAGCTAAATCCGAACTACAACTGCTAATACGCTAGGTCATAAGTTCTCAAAATATGGCTCGTGAACCACTGGTAGCTCATGAGCAGATTTTGGTTGAATCGCAAGTGGATCGCGAGAAGTTATTTTTTAAAGGTGGATCTCGACTCAATGTTATAATATCTGCTCACAATCAATAGCTTTGACTCAATGAATCCGAACTACAGTTAAATAGACACTACTGCATCTTCTCTTCCCTCGCCAAAAAAATCAACAAAATCCTTACCTGTAGTAACTTTCCTCGTCGTCCTCGCCATCGATATCCGCTCTAAATCCTTtggatttttcttctttgcgCTCGTCCTCCGCCAGTTGTGCTTCATAATTGTTTCTCTTAACCTCTGCGTCTATACCAGCCATAAATGCATCTAGTGGATCTTCCTCGCTATCGCTATCTTCTTTCGAAGTTGATTTTTTCATCCAATCGTAAGTAGGAGATCCAGGTGCCGGAATATATTCCAAGGAAAATGGCGGAGGATCATCATCATCCTCAAAGTATCTAATTGTAGCATTTAACATTTAAAGTTGTTGTTGCTTTTGCTCTCTTATAACTTCTTAAAGTGTATACTCACTCCTCCTCAGTTTTGCTACGCTTCTTTGGCATTCCCCAGCATGCAGATAAGGCATTTTCGGTGATAGAATTCATAGTGTGATAGCCTTGCTTGCTTAGAGTAGAATTTGGTGGAGGTGGTGGTACGTTAGAGCCGCTTCTTTTTGTACCAGTCATTTGAAACCCCGCAAATCCAAAGCCTTTTGGCTTATTACCACCACCGCGGTGATAACTCATATTTGTCTTGTTATTTCTACAATGTGAATATATTAACAGTTATTTACATATCCCAGAATCATTCCCATCCCAAAATAGCTGGGAACTCAAGCAAATCatgtatttataatttgttTTTGCTTGCCCTACTTTTAGATACAATGACTTTACAATATCAAGAGAATACATTGTTAATAGACTTTGGATCAAGACACAAACATACATGACAGAAAGCCAAATTCATGAcctgttattttttatttatatttattctagTAGCAAGTATGCTAGACAAAACGCAAAAATCTATCGATTAGTATCAATACAGTATTATTGTAAAGCTATTCAAATTTGCTTTCTAACGCtatatatttattgttttcATTTCAACGGGAGGAAAGAGGTTAGAACACCTTTATAACCCACTAATATAACGGGAAACGTTGAAACacgtattttttatttgcaaacACTAAATAGTTGCACGATATTTTAGGACAATGAAACGGATCTACCTTAAACGAATACTCTTCAAGAAATTACTTCACATCTAAGAAAATGCGACTCTAAATACTCCAATATCGAACGATAAAACAAGCACATACAGAGAGTGCTCACGCCTGCAGTTCCAGTTGTTCCACAGTACAGATGCTCTACCATACGGCCAAATGCTGAAGATGATCCATGttagcatatacaagaaccCATAAAATTAAGGATCTGTTTGCTTGTACGCACACTAGCATAGACAGGAACCTATTTAGTTTCATGTTACAAACTTGCCTTCGCAAACGAAAGAACACCACTCTCGATCAGCCGTATACTGTAAAACCAGCAACGTgccttaaaaaataaattaatttattaaaaatattttacaataatcaaAAATATTCATGCCAGTAGAATCGACATGTCGGGTGCCAAGAGTTAATGTTAAATCTAAATAGTGTCTAGAAAATacattacaattattattacatcttttcttttcttccctaaaatcatataataaatattaattatttttactgtTTTCTATTTCAGATAACTACGAAAACATTTCTGTAGAACCGTACAATTAAATAGGTTCTTGTCTATGCTAATCAAACAGGACAGATCCCTAACTTTATATGTTCTTGTATATGCTAGCGTGGATCACCTTTCAGTATCGGTCGCGTGGTGCAGCACTACTCCGGAAACAACCAGGACCATAAGCATGAGCACTTCCATTTCTTCTTCGTGCATACATTGTATAATGACTCAGACGGTGCTGCTCCTATGTGGTGCATCGATATCCTGCGTTAAGTCCTTGAGCGAATGGCATTGCTCCCAGAAGAATGACTCAAAAAGGATATGATATCTGTTATGAATCATTTAATCTATAACTGATACATTTTCTCAAAAAAACAACTTCGATAATATTATCTTAAAAATTTTATGCAAAGTATAATATTATGGTTAGGAAAAAGATGATGTATATCAGATATAATTTGTTCACccttatttgcatattttattgAGCAACATTACACAACTTTGAACATTATAATGTAATTGCAATTACATTTCGTTGAAAATGCTTAGTAGAAATTGATTGTGACCTTATCGCGATCTATCGATAATTATATCATTTCATAAAGCTAAATTCAGGaagttttgtaaataaataaattagcgGCTGAGAAATAGAATCAAAAGAAAATCAATTTTCCGAATGCTGATTAAAAATGCGACTGCAGGAACACGATAGAATGGCTTTTTTAAAAGCATGCTTATTGTCATGAAAATGTTGATTAAAAGATTCTCTTCATTCATACTCTGACGGCTGAGTGACATAAATAGTTCTATCACAGCTGAATCGATCGAATATCCGAGCCTGCGTGTTAACGGAGGCGCCATGCGACTTCTCCGTAGATTTCAGCGTCCGTCGTGAGATCGTGTTCGTCGCAGTTGAGATTCTGTCACAACGAGTCAAGCATCGAAAAATTCCGCATACGAACATAGTCAATTCCACGTAAGTACAGAAACCATTTATGAAGTCTATGATTTAGCGGAATGGCAATGCGTTTGTTAAACAAACATTTGCTTTCAAGTACTTCTTATCAGTATGATACATATACAGATACAGTATGATGTTGTAATAGGAATCTGTTTAAAAAAAATCAGAATGCCATCGGTTCGCCGAATGATCCTCGGGCACGTTATGTCCGGCCTGTGTTCCAAAATGAATCGCACGAAAAAGCTCCAAGGTGATTTACTGGAAACTCCAATGAAAAGATGTCTTTCCACGTTCGATATTACGTTGCTTGGTAAGTATGCTTTTTCCGCTATTTTAATCGTAAGAACATGCACGACCACCTCGCGCGATATCACGTACTCGTGGGCGATAAAGTAGTTTCAAAACCGGAAAAATGTTAATTGCATACGCGCGATATAACGTTGCAACCCGACGAGACGTTTATGCCTGTTATTGTCAGAATGAACAATTCTCGCGCAACTTTATGGTCTCTTTGTGTTCATGTTTACGTATGTAAATACGTGAATTTATTTTTCAGGTGTTGGTCATATGGTTGGCGCTGGTATCTACGTTTTGACAGGAACGGTGGCTCATGACACAGCCGGTCCAGGCGTAATCCTCAGCTTTCTGCTCGCTGGCATAGCTTCTTTGTTAGCTGCGTTATGTTACGCTGAATTCGGTGCAAGAATTCCAAAAGCTGGCAGCGCGTACGTTTACACCTACATCTCTGTCGGCGAATTCTGGGCTTTCGTAATTGGATGGAACATCATATTAGAGCATATGATCGGTAAAGTTATTTGTTCTCGATTACGGTCTATTCTGTCTCATAAATTTCACGAAATTGTTATGCTCGGGAATAGGTGCGGCGTCCGTGGCCAGGGCATGGAGCG harbors:
- the LOC117154670 gene encoding ATP-dependent RNA helicase DDX42, encoding MSYHRGGGNKPKGFGFAGFQMTGTKRSGSNVPPPPPNSTLSKQGYHTMNSITENALSACWGMPKKRSKTEEEYFEDDDDPPPFSLEYIPAPGSPTYDWMKKSTSKEDSDSEEDPLDAFMAGIDAEVKRNNYEAQLAEDERKEEKSKGFRADIDGEDDEESYYRYMEENPTAGLQQEESDQEIDYDEDGNPIAPPKKKDIDPLPPVDHSEIKYESFEKNFYNVHDEIANLSKQQIDDLKKTLGIKVSGPSPPNPVTSFGHFGFDDALIKAIRKNEYTQPTPIQAQAVPAALSGRDIIGIAKTGSGKTAAFIWPMLVHIMDQRELKAGDGPIGLILAPTRELSQQIYQEARKFGKVYNIQVCCCYGGGSKWEQSKALEGGAEIVVATPGRMIDLVKMKATNLTRVTFLVLDEADRMFDMGFEPQVRSICNHVRPDRQTLLFSATFKKRVEKLARDVLTDPVRIVQGDVGEANADVTQHVIVFNNNPTGKWTWLLQNLVEFLSSGSLLIFVTKKLNAEELANNLKLKEFDVMLLHGDMDQIERNKVITAFKKKEVTTLVATDVAARGLDIPHIRTVVNYDVARDIDTHTHRIGRTGRAGEKGTAYTLVTEKDKEFAGHLVRNLEGANQEVPKSLMDLAMQSAWFRKSRFKGGKGKSLNVGGAGLGFRGRPETSSTSSCGSSSQGSKDISEVVKKLERHGPGSDRLSAMKAAFRSQYNSQFRASSDHTWEQTITRPSVIMPPPPPVPPKPNTEQSKTQDVQSTNIGGERKRVRKSRWE